Proteins found in one Anoplolepis gracilipes chromosome 7, ASM4749672v1, whole genome shotgun sequence genomic segment:
- the LOC140667802 gene encoding odorant receptor 43a-like, translating into MDTSKHSSVYADYEWAIKLNRTCLKMLGLWPKNNETKWEKLMTNGRVIVLLNIGIWFCIIPTVHSLLKIWGDIMSMIDNLNYTLPLTMAMIKFFIMWHKKKDILPLLNMIKYDWLKPKTVQERNVMINRARLACNFTIFGYFIMLLALVLPSTLPIFGSSLRYLTNKTDPGRLMPIQTYYIYDQDKSPLYEITYALQTISMSLFAAVYTGTDCFLSLLVFHVCGQLENLKARVINLDKFNNFDSVLSRNIQDHIRLIRSINTIDDIFTLMLLGALFYFGLLFAIYGFLFGTAMTQHGDISTLRLTFIMTSFVNIFAHTCLYCIVGEILVTRCEGVYEAVCELKWYTLGSKKAKNLLMIMICAKPLYLTAGKVFPMTMATFCNLLKTSGGYISVLLAHRD; encoded by the exons ATGGATACATCAAAACATTCATCGGTATATGCAG ATTACGAATGGGCCATCAAATTAAATCGAACGTGCTTGAAGATGTTGGGCCTTTGGCCGAAGAATAATGAAACCAAATGGGAGAAATTAATGACAAACGGACGCGTAATTGTTTTGCTAAACATAGGAATCTGGTTCTGTATCATTCCGACTGTGCATTCGTTGCTCAAAATATGGGGCGATATAATGTCGATGATCGATAATCTGAATTACACCTTGCCACTTACAATGGCGATGATAAAGTTCTTCATCATGTGGCATAAAAAGAAAG ATATTCTACCGCTTCTAAACATGATTAAATATGATTGGCTGAAACCTAAGACAGTGCAGGAGAGGAATGTTATGATAAATCGAGCGCGACTCGCGTGCAATTTTACGATATTCGGATACTTTATAATGTTATTGGCCTTGGTTTTACCTTCGACTCTTCCTATTTTCGGCAGTTCGTTAAGATACCTGACGAATAAGACTGATCCGGGTAGATTGATGCCAATACaaacgtattatatttatgatcaaGATAAGAGCCCACTTTATGAGATAACTTACGCCTTGCAAACTATCAGCATGTCTCTGTTTGCCGCTGTATACACTGGTACTGATTGTTTCTTAAGTCTGCTGGTTTTCCACGTGTGCGGTCAGCTGGAGAATCTCAAGGCGCGTGTTATCAATCTCgataagtttaataatttcgatAGCGTTCTGTCCCGCAACATACAGGATCATATACGTCTTATCAG ATCAATCAATACCATTGATGATATATTCACCCTGATGCTACTTGGAGCACTTTTTTACTTTGGTTTACTATTCGCTATTTATGGTTTTTTATTCGGTACT GCGATGACTCAACATGGCGATATCTCCACACTACGTTTAACTTTCATCATGAcatcatttgttaatatatttgcgCATACATGTCTCTACTGCATCGTAGGAGAAATTTTGGTCACGCGA TGCGAGGGAGTTTACGAGGCCGTATGCGAGCTTAAATGGTATACATTGGGTtcgaaaaaagcaaaaaactTATTGATGATAATGATTTGCGCCAAACCATTGTATCTTACCGCAGGAAAAGTTTTCCCTATGACAATGGCtacattttgtaat TTGTTAAAAACATCGGGTGGTTATATATCGGTCTTGCTGGCCCATCGAGACTAA
- the LOC140667652 gene encoding uncharacterized protein produces MDISKHLGHADYEFFITLNRACLKLLGIWPEPDERNGRTKWVMNTRVFTILIIIVWSTLIPTLHCLIRIWGNITSMIDNLQYSLPILIAIMKLVLMWHKKNVLKPILKMVKEDWTRLKTEKERAIMVRCAQIARLIMIWGCFIMVLSFILIVIFPCFGISVRYLTNITDPGRLMPLQTYYMYNVNNSPLYEVIFVLQGFSLMTAGMIYSGTDTFMGFLVFHVCGQLENLKARILSLGFNRFEDSLSSNIMIQGRNLSIGRLIFILTSFMNTFTHMCLYCVVGEFLVIQCDGIYMAVYQCKWYNLKPSQARNLLIMMIQAKKPLYLTAGKLFPMTMSTFCGLLKTSGGYISVLLAHRN; encoded by the exons ATGGATATTTCGAAGCATTTGGGACATGCAG ACTACGAattctttattacattaaatcgAGCTTGCTTGAAACTACTGGGGATCTGGCCGGAACCGGATGAAAGAAATGGACGAACAAAGTGGGTGATGAATACGCGTGTGTTTactatattaatcataattgtCTGGAGCACTCTCATTCCAACTCTCCATTGCCTCATCAGAATATGGGGCAACATTACATCTATGATCGATAATTTGCAATACAGTCTGCCGATACTGATAGCAATAATGAAACTTGTTCTAATGTGGCACAAGAAAAacg TTCTGAAACCGATATTAAAAATGGTTAAAGAAGACTGGACGAGATTGAAGACCGAGAAAGAACGAGCGATTATGGTAAGATGTGCACAAATTGCACGTCTGATAATGATATGGGGATGTTTCATAATGGTCCTGTCGTTCATCCTTATCGTGATCTTTCCCTGTTTCGGCATATCTGTGAGATACTTGACGAATATTACCGATCCGGGTAGATTAATGCCATTGCAGACGTATTACATGTACAACGTAAATAACAGTCCGTTATACGAGGTGATCTTCGTTCTGCAAGGCTTCAGCTTGATGACAGCCGGAATGATATACAGTGGTACGGATACTTTTATGGGATTTCTTGTCTTCCACGTATGCGGTCAGCTTGAGAATCTCAAAGCGCGTATCCTCAGTCTGGGATTTAATCGCTTCGAGGATTCTCTATCGTCCAAT ATAATGATTCAAGGTCGCAATCTCTCCATTGGCCGATTAATTTTCATCCTGACGTCGTTTATGAATACATTCACGCATATGTGCCTTTACTGCGTGGTAGgggaatttttagttattcaA TGCGACGGAATTTATATGGCTGTTTATCAGTGCAAGTGGTATAACTTGAAGCCAAGTCAAGCGAGAAATCTACTGATTATGATGATACAGGCCAAAAAACCGCTATACCTCACTGCAGGAAAGCTCTTTCCTATGACAATGTCTACATTTTGCGGC ttattaaaaacatcGGGTGGTTATATATCGGTCTTACTGGCACATCGTAATTGA
- the LOC140667875 gene encoding odorant receptor Or2-like translates to MDVSARSGHADYEWFVTLNRACLELLGIWPETNDRNERRRWMTNARVIILLTLIICTCTNPTFHSLIRTWGDITSMIDNLQYSLPLTISMLKFVLMWRNKNVLMLILKMVKEDWMRLKTEKERAIMIKCAQISRLIMIWGCFLMVLSFTLVVIFPTFGVSLRYLTNITDPGRLMPLQTYYMYNVNNSPLYEMTFVLQSISLIIAAATYTGTDTFMSFLIFHVCGQLENLKARILNLEFNRFADSLSSNVREHIRLIRSIKLIDDTFTLMLLGLLIYFGMLFALYGFLFVTIMTQGRNLSIARLIYILTSFINTFTHMCLYCVVGEFLVIQCNGIYDAVCQYKWYNLESRQTRNLLTMMIQAKKPLYLTAGKLFPMTMATFCGLLKTSGGYISVLLAHRN, encoded by the exons ATGGATGTCTCGGCGCGTTCGGGACACGCAG ACTACGAATGGTTTGTTACATTAAATCGAGCTTGTTTGGAATTATTGGGAATCTGGCCGGAAACGAACGATAGGAATGAACGAAGGAGATGGATGACAAACGCGCGTGTGATTATTTTACTAACTTTAATTATCTGCACCTGTACCAATCCAACTTTTCATTCTCTCATCAGAACATGGGGCGATATCACGTCTATGATCGATAACTTGCAGTACAGTTTGCCGCTTACGATATCAATgttgaaatttgttttaatgtgGCGAAATAAAAACg TTCTGATGCTGATTTTGAAAATGGTTAAAGAAGACTGGATGAGATTAAAGACCGAGAAAGAACGAgcaattatgataaaatgtgcACAAATTTCACGTCTGATAATGATATGGGGATGCTTCTTAATGGTCTTATCGTTCACCCTGGTTGTGATCTTTCCTACCTTTGGCGTGTCGTTGAGATACCTGACGAATATTACCGATCCGGGTAGATTAATGCCATTGCAGACGTATTACATGTACAACGTAAATAACAGTCCGTTATACGAGATGACCTTTGTTCTGCAAAGCATCAGCTTAATAATAGCAGCGGCCACGTATACCGGTACGGACACCTTCATGAGCTTTCTCATCTTTCACGTGTGCGGCCAGCTCGAGAACCTCAAAGCGCGTATACTCAATCTGGAATTTAATCGCTTCGCGGACTCCCTGTCGTCCAACGTGCGAGAACATATACGGCTTATCAG ATCTATCAAACTCATTGACGATACATTTACTTTAATGCTACTTggacttttaatttatttcggcATGCTGTTTGCTCTGTAcggatttttatttgttact ATAATGACACAAGGTCGTAATCTCTCCATTGCCCGATTAATCTACATCCTGACAtcgtttataaatacattcacGCATATGTGCCTTTATTGCGTGGTTGGCGAATTTTTGGTTATTCAA TGCAACGGAATTTACGATGCTGTTTGCCAATACAAATGGTATAACCTGGAGTCAAGGCAGACGAGAAACTTACTGACTATGATGATACAGGCTAAGAAACCGCTGTATCTCACCGCAGGAAAGCTCTTTCCTATGACGATGGCTACATTCTGCGGC ttattaaaaacatcGGGCGGTTATATATCGGTCTTACTGGCACATCGTAATTGA
- the LOC140667876 gene encoding odorant receptor Or2-like, whose amino-acid sequence MDVSARSGHADYEWFITLNRACLGLLGIWPETNDRNERRRWKTNARVIILLTLIICTCTIPTFHSLIRIWGNITSMIDNLQYSLPLTMSTLKLVLMWRKKNVLIQILKMVEEDWTRLKTEKERAIMIKCAQTARLLMIWGFFVMFVTFILVVIFPTFGVSLRYLTNITDPGRLMPLQTYYMYNVNDSPFYEMTFVLQSISLIIAAATYTSTDTFMSFLIFHVCGQLENLKARILDLEFNRFAGSLSSNVREHIRLIRSIKLIDDTFTLMLLGLLIYFGMLFALYGFLFVTIMTQGRNLSIARLIYILTSFINTFTHMCLYCVVGEFLVIQCNGIYDAVCQYKWYNLESRQTRNLLTMMIQAKKPMYLTAGKLFPMTMATFCGLLKTSGGYISVLLAHRN is encoded by the exons ATGGATGTCTCGGCGCGTTCGGGACACGCAG ACTACGAATggtttattacattaaatcgAGCTTGTTTGGGACTATTGGGAATCTGGCCGGAAACGAACGATAGGAATGAACGAAGGAGATGGAAGACAAACGCGCGTGTGATTATTTTACTAACTTTAATTATCTGCACCTGTACCATTCCAACGTTCCATTCTCTCATCAGAATATGGGGCAATATTACGTCTATGATCGATAATTTACAGTACAGTTTGCCGCTTACGATGTCAACATTGAAACTCGTTCTAATGTGGCGAAAAAAGAACG TTCTGatacagattttgaaaatggTTGAAGAAGATTGGACAAGATTAAAGACCGAGAAAGAACGAgcaattatgataaaatgtgcACAAACTGCACGTCTGCTAATGATATGGGGATTCTTTGTGATGTTCGTCACATTCATTCTGGTCGTGATCTTTCCTACCTTTGGCGTGTCGTTGAGATACCTAACGAATATTACCGATCCGGGTAGATTAATGCCTCTGCAGACGTATTACATGTACAACGTAAATGACAGTCCATTTTACGAGATGACCTTCGTTCTGCAAAGCATCAGCTTAATAATAGCAGCGGCCACGTATACCAGTACGGACACCTTCATGAGCTTTCTCATCTTCCACGTGTGCGGCCAGCTCGAGAATCTCAAAGCACGTATCCTCGATCTGGAATTTAATCGCTTCGCGGGCTCTTTATCGTCCAACGTGCGAGAGCATATACGGCTTATCAG ATCTATCAAACTCATTGACGATACATTTACTTTAATGCTACTTggacttttaatttatttcggcATGCTGTTTGCTCTGTAcggatttttatttgttact ATAATGACACAAGGTCGTAATCTCTCCATTGCCCGATTAATCTACATCCTGACAtcgtttataaatacattcacGCATATGTGCCTTTATTGCGTGGTTGGCGAATTTTTGGTTATTCAA TGCAACGGAATTTACGATGCTGTTTGCCAATACAAATGGTATAACCTGGAGTCAAGGCAGACGAGAAACTTACTGACTATGATGATACAGGCTAAGAAACCGATGTATCTCACCGCAGGAAAGCTCTTTCCTATGACGATGGCTACATTCTGCGGC ttattaaaaacatcGGGCGGTTATATATCGGTCTTACTGGCACATCGTAATTGA
- the LOC140667877 gene encoding chymotrypsin-2-like, whose translation MLRLTWILIFIAASGINAEEADNNDGDVDINQYPYLVLIKKNGIPVCSGAILDKHHVITSDRCVPPFEHIWNIMNNIVVVCGTSSLKPSGKSIFVKEMFSQNHYANPLNNPVTSGLGVLKLQHAFKFDENVQPIQLFETEVPLNTKLQMVGWMVADREGKKTAHLKKVTLNTISRQECQPFHKKKLSNEFCTRPEPNSQFCQGNSGSPLIYKGKLVGVATYGISCNVTAVPDVHASIDEESREYLQTILNE comes from the exons ATGTTACGACTCACATGGATTCTGATTTTCATCGCCGCTAGCG GTATCAATGCTGAGGAAGCTGACAATAATGATGGTGATGTTGATATCAACCAGTATCCGTATCTCgtgttgattaaaaaaaacggAATACCCGTGTGTTCCGGCGCGATACTTGACAAGCATCACGTCATCACGTCAGATCGATGCGTACCACCGTTCGAACATATTTGGAACATCATGAACAATATAGTCGTGGTTTGCGGTACGAGCAGTCTCAAACCAAGCGGCAAAAGTATCTTTGTAAAGGAAATGTTCTCGCAAAATCATTACGCTAATCCGCTTAACAATCCCGTCACGAGCGGCCTTGGTGTGCTTAAG CTTCAACACGCGTTTAAATTCGACGAAAACGTGCAGCCAATTCAACTGTTTGAAACGGAAGTACCGCTCAACACGAAATTGCAGATGGTTGGGTGGATGGTGGCCGATCGTGAAGGGAAGAAAACGGCGCATCTCAAGAAAGTCACGTTAAATACGATAAGTCGTCAAGAATGCCAGCCATTCCACAAGAAGAAGCTCAGTAATGAATTCTGCACTCGGCCGGAACCCAACAGCCAATTTTGCCAG GGTAATAGTGGCAGTCCTTTAATTTACAAAGGCAAACTCGTCGGTGTGGCTACTTACGGTATTTCATGCAATGTTACTGCAGTTCCGGACGTACATGCCAGCATAGACGAAGAAAGTCGTGAATACCTGCAGAcgattttaaatgaataa